In a genomic window of Bicyclus anynana chromosome 5, ilBicAnyn1.1, whole genome shotgun sequence:
- the LOC128198110 gene encoding ecdysone receptor-like isoform X2, whose product MDLKHEVAYRGIPGQVKAEPGVSHNGHPNGHVRDWMAGGGSPSPAAAPPQPNGYSSPLSSGSYGPYSPNGKIGKYLDI is encoded by the exons ATGGACTTGAAACACGAGGTGGCGTACCGGGGCATCCCGGGCCAGGTGAAGGCCGAGCCGGGGGTCAGCCACAACGGGCACCCCAACGGGCACGTGCGCGACTGGATGGCGGGCGGGGGGTCACCGTCGCcagccgccgcgccgccgcagcCCAACGGGTACTCCTCGCCGCTCTCCTCGGGAAGCTACGGCCCCTATAGCCCCAATGGTAAAATAG GTAAGTACTTAGATATATAA